In Methanococcoides sp. LMO-2, the genomic stretch GTTGCAACACCAATGTGCTCATCTATCTGGAAGATCTTTTCAATCGACTCTGCCTCAATCAACCTGCTTGTGATCCTTTTATCCACCAGCAGGACCACACCATCTTTTGCTTTTATGCCGGCTGCCGTAGTTCCTCTCTTAACAGCCTCCCTTGCATATTCTACCTGGAAGAGCCTTCCATCAGGACTAAAAACAGTAATTGCTCTATCATAACCCATTTGTGGTGCCATTTGCATGATCTTTTATCTCCTACTATTTACTTTCGTGATGCTAAAAAACGTATGAATAGAGTTTCTGTACATTCACCTTGTTCAATTATAACTTAATTAAATTATTATATATATGACTGTTCATGGTTCTTGTTCAGGATTATATACCATACACCCTTCTAAATACTTATTTGTTGCTCCATGAACAGTTCCCGATATGCCCAGAACATGGACCATAACAGGTTTACCATTTATTGAGGTAACCGAGGCAAGCACTGCACGTGTCATATCAACTCTTTCCCTTATACAGCGCACAACACCTTTAGAATCCTCAAAATCAAGCAGTCTTATATCACATTCACTGGAACCTTTATCGCCAATAAGAGCTCCTGCGCATGAAAATATCTCTCGCAGAAGGTCGCTTCTCTCCACACCTTCACCGCCTATCAGTTCAAAGGCAAAGTACCTTTTGTTGGTACGCTGTGTAGGAGGCAGTATCTTCATTCGAGATCACCTTCATTTTCTGATGCTACACCTTCAACGATCTCCACGCCTTCACAGATGAAGTTATGTCCCCGGCGACTTCTGCTGATGATCTCCGCAGGAGTTTCGCTCAATGCACTTTTCGCCTCATCGCGCTCCATGCCAAAAAGTGTTGCAAGGGCCATCATTTCATGAGGAGCACGCAGCTCGTAGCAAAATGATGCATTATTGGTAAGCAGGAAAGGAACATCATATTTCCTTGCAAGCATCAGGTTCTCCCTGAAATGGGAAAGAGCATGTACACGTCGTCCACCACGTAATGTGATCAGTGAAGCCATATCAAATGCGATGGCAACATTGTTATCACTTGCAGATTTCGCAAGCACATGGTTCAGGCCACTGTTCTTTGGAGTGCCAGGATGCAGTAGTACATCAACGTTAGGATTTTCCACCGCTGCCCGGTTTATACCTTCATCGCCGCCATGTACTGCAAGGACATCCGCTTTGTGGCGGAACTTCCCGACGAGTCCGTGGAGCTTTGAAGGATTGCTAGCCACAAGCTCGACCCCGCGAAAGATCTCAATGCCTGCTTCAGAACCAACTTTAGCAACCGGGTCTGAGTTAGAATGATTGGTCATGCCAATTCCGGCAAAACCAAGATGTTTTGCCATTGCAGCCATTTCCTCCTGTGTGCTTTTGCCATCAGGTGCACAGTGCACACAAAGATCATAGAACACAGGATCAGCCAAACAATTCCTCCACAATTCGCCCGGCTTGCTGGCGATCTTTCGGATAGGTCTCGATCTTCATTTTTATAATAATTGCATCTGAAGAAGAGGACAGCCTGACCTTACCTTCACATGCTGCCTGTTTATCGAACCTTAAGTGGAACATCTGGTCATCATCCAGCCTGTCAGGCATCTCACTCCTGAGCAGTTCAACATCCTCATCGGTCATGTTCCCGCGTACAAAGGTCGCAAAGGCCTTCGTATCAGGCTTTCGTTTGATAGTAGAACTGAAAAGGGTTATCGGATTGCCATAATGGCCTTCGATCTCAAGTGCTTCAACATACTTTCCAGTATCTGTGCACTTGCCCTTATCAAATGAATTCAATAAAAAGAGGTCCAGAGCATCTCGCACTCTGGACACGTCCTCAGTAGCATGTGCGCTTACGCGCACAGAGATATAGTGAATCACTTTCTGCTGCTGTTAATGTTTGATCTGACGCTTGGCCTGGTCTTCTCAGTACCCTTGCCGCGCTTCTTCATACCTCTGCCCTTGCGGCCTGCGCTGGTCTTACCACGGAATGTCCTTCCGGAGTGAGTCTTGTCACAGATCCAGTTGAGGTTCTTGTCGCTCTTGATAACAGGGTGGCTTGGGTCAACAAGGATGACTTCATACCATTTCTGCTTACCGTCTTCACCGACCCAGTAAGAGTTGAGGACTTCCATGTTAGGGTATTTCCTGCTAGCACGCTCTTCAGAGATCCTCTGGATGCTCTTTGCGACAGTGATCTTGTTCTTACCCATGTGCTGGGTACGCCTTCCACGAATGTAGCGTGACTTCCTCATGCTACCCCTTCGTACCTTTACACGTGCAACGACGATACCCTGCTTTGCCTTGTATCCGAGTGCTCGTGCACGGTCGATACGGGTTGGGCGCTCGACCCTTGTAACGGAGCCTTCCTTTCTCCAGTCCTGAAGTCTTTCCCACCTGAGCTCACGAACATATGAGTCCTTTGGGTTCTTCCATGCATCTCTTACATAGCTGTAAAATGATTTTGACAAATTTTTCACCTTAGTTTCATGTTAGTTTCACGGTTCAGCCAAAGTTACTTCGGCCACACTCCTACGGGACTCTCATCCCGACAATGAAACATCGGTTAGTACATACAACATACCATTTAAAGCTTTGTATGAGAAGAAATACAAAATAAGCAGAGCTACTTGATATTGAAATGATAAAGAAAATAAAAGAAAGAATGTGGGGTTGGTGAGATTCGAACTCACGATCGACGGGTCTCTCCGAACACTGCCATTACGACAGTAAATGTTCTTAAAGAACACACATCAGTGCTCCAACGGTTCCTCACCGACCTACCCCGTCGGGTAGATCTCAGCAGACCCGTTGTTCATCATTTATCCGCTGGAGCCCGTCGCCATTCCTGGCTAGGCCACAACCCCGCAACCTTGCGATTGCACCCCTCAAATACATCTCATCAATAATATAGGTATCGGTATGAAGGGCTAAAATCTCGTACCGGGATATGCCAGAGCACACCCGGAAACACAATAATGTCGATCGATCAATCAATCAATCAATCAATCAATCAATCAATCAATCAATCAATCAATAGATCCAGCAATTTAGTTATTCCTCATCAATAAGGTCAGCAAGCTCGACACAGATATTCTCGATCTCTTCACGGATGCTGTCCACAGAAACTCCCAGAAGACCTGCGAGATAAAGTGCACCGCCTGCACCAACACCTTCCTTGACATATCCAAGCTCATACTGCCTGAGGCCTTTGTGTGAAGAGCGTCCGAATCCGGGATCAACAGCATGCATGTCTGCACCAAGTGCTTCAATGATCTCTGTGAAATTAGCGCTTTCGTCCTCTGCAACATAACTGGTGGTCACAATGGAAACATTGCTGAGGTCAGTACCCATGTGCTTCATGAAAGCATAGACAGCTGCCATCTGAGTACCACCTGCAAGGATTATACGCTTGCCCTTTAGACCCTCCACAAGACCTGCAGTTGCAGGCATCATAGGATCGCCAAGACAGGCAACCGCCCGTACAGGATCTGACTCCATGCTCCCTTTTGTAATACCGGATACAGCCATTGCCTCACAGACAACTTTCTGCTTTAGGTCAACAGGATTCTCGCAAGAACTGCTGCTCACGTGACCGTCATATCCAAGCGCATTGAGCACACCCATTGCAGTAGTGGTTCCGGCAGGAGTGCTTTCTCCGATCACGAACATATCATGCTCATCACGCACCTTCTCGCCCACCTGACGTGCACGTTCAATGATACCTTCAACATCATGAACTGCAGTCTCCTGACGAATATCCTCACCAGGCTTTGCCTTAAGGTCTTCAAATGAGACCTTAGGAGCGATCTTCAGACCTGAGTTCACGAAAAGATGAGGCACTTTTGACAACTGCAGGGATGCGCGGGTGATAAGGCCGGGAGTAGGGGTGTTGTACGGAGGGGTCATCGGAAGGACCGGAGTGCTGATTATGCCACCGGTCTCCACAAGTTCTGCATCACCTGTGGGCGTATAGTCCGTCAGTTTGGCAGTCTTCCCTGCTGCAGATATCTTTTCAATATAAGCAGTCTCCGTATTTGCCAGCACACAAATGAAAAGTGGCTTTTCAGGTTTCTTATCATTAGCTATCTGAGATCCCATTATCAATCACCCTCCTATTACCCATATATCAGTATGTCCTTGCCACGTAAACCCTTATGCTGGTATCCTTTCCACACACAGGGCACTTGTAATTACCATTCTCATCCTGATCGGTCGGAATTCCAAGAATACCTGCACCTACCTGCTCATCCATCTCAAGTCCGCATTTCTCTTCGCCACACCATGGAACATGTGCAATGCCTTTTGAAACATTCTCACGTACGTCATCCAGTGTTTCACATTCGAAGATACGTTCTCCAAGCTCCTCTTTTGCCTTTTCCAGAAGAGAGAACTGGATAACAGCAAACCTTTCAATGACCTCATTAACGATAGATGCAAGAGGCACCTGTTCCTTCTCACCGGTATCACGCCTTGCAAGCATAGCTGCTTCCTTCTCGAGGTCCCTTGGACCGATCTCGATCCTCAGAGGAACACCTTTCATTTCCCATTTGTAGTACTTGGAACCAGGACGCTTGTCACTATCATCGATCGTTACACGGACACCTGCAGCTTCAAGTTTTTCCTTTACATCATTACATGCAGCAAGGACAGCTTCGGACTTCTTGAAGAGGATCGGGATGATCACTGCCTGGACAGGTGCGACCTCAGGTGGCATAATAAGACCCTTATCATCACCATGGATGGAGATCAGGGCTGCGATAGAGCGCTCAGAAACACCATAACATGT encodes the following:
- a CDS encoding 50S ribosomal protein L15e, with product MSKSFYSYVRDAWKNPKDSYVRELRWERLQDWRKEGSVTRVERPTRIDRARALGYKAKQGIVVARVKVRRGSMRKSRYIRGRRTQHMGKNKITVAKSIQRISEERASRKYPNMEVLNSYWVGEDGKQKWYEVILVDPSHPVIKSDKNLNWICDKTHSGRTFRGKTSAGRKGRGMKKRGKGTEKTRPSVRSNINSSRK
- a CDS encoding Rpp14/Pop5 family protein; translated protein: MKILPPTQRTNKRYFAFELIGGEGVERSDLLREIFSCAGALIGDKGSSECDIRLLDFEDSKGVVRCIRERVDMTRAVLASVTSINGKPVMVHVLGISGTVHGATNKYLEGCMVYNPEQEP
- the cobT gene encoding nicotinate mononucleotide-dependent phosphoribosyltransferase CobT, which codes for MGSQIANDKKPEKPLFICVLANTETAYIEKISAAGKTAKLTDYTPTGDAELVETGGIISTPVLPMTPPYNTPTPGLITRASLQLSKVPHLFVNSGLKIAPKVSFEDLKAKPGEDIRQETAVHDVEGIIERARQVGEKVRDEHDMFVIGESTPAGTTTAMGVLNALGYDGHVSSSSCENPVDLKQKVVCEAMAVSGITKGSMESDPVRAVACLGDPMMPATAGLVEGLKGKRIILAGGTQMAAVYAFMKHMGTDLSNVSIVTTSYVAEDESANFTEIIEALGADMHAVDPGFGRSSHKGLRQYELGYVKEGVGAGGALYLAGLLGVSVDSIREEIENICVELADLIDEE
- the rnp3 gene encoding ribonuclease P protein component 3, giving the protein MADPVFYDLCVHCAPDGKSTQEEMAAMAKHLGFAGIGMTNHSNSDPVAKVGSEAGIEIFRGVELVASNPSKLHGLVGKFRHKADVLAVHGGDEGINRAAVENPNVDVLLHPGTPKNSGLNHVLAKSASDNNVAIAFDMASLITLRGGRRVHALSHFRENLMLARKYDVPFLLTNNASFCYELRAPHEMMALATLFGMERDEAKSALSETPAEIISRSRRGHNFICEGVEIVEGVASENEGDLE
- a CDS encoding RNA-binding protein, which gives rise to MIHYISVRVSAHATEDVSRVRDALDLFLLNSFDKGKCTDTGKYVEALEIEGHYGNPITLFSSTIKRKPDTKAFATFVRGNMTDEDVELLRSEMPDRLDDDQMFHLRFDKQAACEGKVRLSSSSDAIIIKMKIETYPKDRQQAGRIVEELFG